TCTTCCCCGTTCGCGCTCGCCGGGGTTTCCCTTCCGGCAAACCGCTGGACCAGCCTGCGCGCCCGCGCGCAGGCCCGCCACCTGCTCGTACCGGCCGAAACCGCCTACCGCACCGACTGCCCGAGCCGACGGGAATAGGACGCGCTCATCCCGTGACCAGAGCCGGGTTCGGCTTGTACGACAGCATCAAGCGGAACGGGTGCACATCCCAGGTCTGCACGGCCCACATGGTGAGCCTGCCGTCCGTGCGGGCCTGGTCCGCGTCCCGCGCGCGGGCGAAGCCGGCGGTGTTCGGCTTGGGAATCGGCGGCAGCGTGTCCCAGAACTGCGCGCCCACCGGCACCGGCGAGGTTTCCACCACGCACGAAGGCCTGCCGTCGTCGAACTGGAGGGTCATCAGCACGTAGTTGTCCGCGCCGTCGGCTACGGCAGCCGTGCGCACCAGCAGCATCTCCGCCCGGCCCCCCGCGGCCACGGACAGCTCGCCGATCCAGTCGAACGCCGCGACGATCTCCTCCGGCGTGATGCTGGTGTACGCCGTCTCGTCGGTGACCGCCGAGATCCGCACGGGCGGCGCGTCCGCCGACAACGCCAGCACCCCGTCCGCCGGGTACAGCCAGCCCGCCTCGCAGCCCTCGGTCGAGTTCAGCGGCCGCCGGGTGATCCCGCCACGGCCCAGTTGGGCACGCGCCGCGGCCGGATCCTCCAAGCGCCAGAACGTCATCTTCTCCTCCACCGTCCACAGTGGAAGGAACGGCCCGATCGGCAGCCCGATCGACACCGACACCGCCGAACCGAACGGCGGCAGCGCGGCGAATTCCGGGTCCAACCGGGCGGTGGCCAGCATGTGCCGCAGCCAGCGCCGGGCGCGGCTGAGCGGATGGCCGGGGAAGTGCTCGTCGAACCGCGGGTCGTCGGCGCGGTGCCACGGCAGCCGCGGCCGGGACTGCGGCGCGTACGGGTGCGGGGCGTAGAAAGCGTCGGGACTGCCGGTCTCGACGATCGTCTCCGCGAGCACCGCCGACTCCTTTGCCCCGGTCGGCGAGCCTTCTTGCGCGACCAGCCTCAGCACCACGCTCGCGGTCGCCTTGGGCACCGTGATCGACGCGATGAACACCTGGCCAGGCCGGTCCGGGTAAGGCACCTTCACCACCTGCAGCAGCGCGGGCACCCCGTCCACGGTGACCACGAACGCCTCGATCAGCCCACCGTCCTCGGCGGTCTGGACGGCCAGCTCGTGTCGCAGGCGCGGGAGGTCGTCGAGGCTCGCGGGCAGGTTCGGCACCAGGTCGAAGAAGTGCACGGACATGCGGTCGCCATGGGAGTCGGTCCAGGCGTCACCGGCCGGCTGGAACCCCGTGGTGTCCGGAGTGATCATCATGGTGCCGAGCCTAGACGGGTGTTACGTTGGCCGAAAGACTGTCACACAATCTTTGCACCGCCGATCTGGGGGCCGCTGGTCGATCCGGGGTCGCCGTTCTCCCGCATCCCGTCCTACGTCAGCGCCGGGGCGCGCGATCGCCCTGCTGATGACCACGGAAACCCTGCGGCACAACACCTACAACGTCTCGAGCGGGGTGCCGGCGACGAACCGTGATTTCGCGGGCGCGCTCCGGAAGCACACCCCCGGCCTTCGACGTGGACGCGGCGGAAGCGGACTACGTGGCCTGGCGCCGGAGCAATCCGCGCTGATCGAAATCGGCCCGAGAAAGTTCCCGGGGAGGTGTCTGTTCACGGCTGAGCCGTTCGTCGTGGGAGTGAAGGCGGAAATCACCGAAGCGAGGGATGGGACCGATGAACACGGAGACGACAACGCGAGCCGGGCGGCGGGAATGGGTCGGGCTGGCCGTGCTGGCGCTGCCGACGCTGCTGCTCTCGCTGGACATGAGCGTGCTGCACCTCGCGGTCCCGCACCTGGCCGCCGACCTGCACCCCAGCGGCAGCCAGCTGCTGTGGATCATCGACATCTACGGCTTCATGATCGCCGGCTTCCTGGTCACCATGGGCACCCTCGGCGACCGGATCGGGCGGCGGAAACTGCTGATGACCGGCGGCGCCGCGTTCGGGCTGGCCTCGATCGCGGCGGCGTTCGCCACCAGCCCGGAGATGCTGATCGCGGCGCGGGCCGTGCTCGGCGTCGCCGGGGCCACGCTCATGCCGTCGACGCTGGCCCTGATCAGCAACATGTTCACCGATCCACGGGAGCGCGGCACGGCGATCGCGGTGTGGATGAGCTGCTTCATGGGCGGCATGGTGATCGGCCCGGTGGTCGGCGGGGCGCTGCTCGAGGTCGCGCACTGGGGCGTGGTGTTCCTGCTGGCCGTGCCGGTGATGGTGCTGCTGCTGGTCACCGCCCCGAAGCTGCTGCCGGAGTACCGCGACGAGCACGCGGGGCGGCTCGACCTGGTCAGCGTGGCGTTGTGGCTCGGCGCGGTCCTGCCGATCGTGTTCGGGCTGAAGGAAATGGCGAAGGACGGGCCCGGCGCGGCCAATCTCACCGCGCTGGCCGTCGGCGCCGTGATCGGCGTGGCGTTCGTGCGGCGGCAGCGGGTGATCGACCACCCGATGCTGGACCTGAGCCTGTTCCGCGACCAGAAGTTCGCCGCGGCGCTGGGCATCGTGCTGGTCGGCGCGCTCACCATGGGCGGGGTTTTCCTGCTGGTCAACCAGTACCTGCAGCTGGTCGAAGGGCTGTCCTCGGCCGAAGCGGGGTTCGCGCTGGTGCCGCAGGCCGTCGCGGTGGTCGCCGGGTCGATGATCGCGCCGAAGCTGGCCCGGCGGTTCCGGCCGGAGTTCGTGCTCGGCTTCGGCATGCTGGTCGCCGCGGGTGGCATGCTGCTGTTCACCCTGATCGACGCCGGGCAGGGACTGGTGCTGCTGGTGCTCGGCATCTCGGTGGCCGCGTTCGGCATGGGCCCGCAGGGCGTGCTGTGCACCGAGATGGTGATCAACGCGGTGCCGCCGCGGAAGGCGGGCGCGGCCTCGGCCATGTCGGAGACCACCGCCGAATTCGGGATCGCCATGGGGATCGCGTTGTTCGGCAGCATCGGCACCGCGGTCTACCGGTCCGAAGTGGACCTTCCGGCGGGCGACCCGGCCGGGGAGAGCCTGGCCGGCGCGGTGGTGCTCGGTGACCAGTCGCTGCTGGCCACCGCGCGGGAGGCGTTCACCAGCGGCCTGCACACCGTGGCCACGATCAGCGCGCTCATCGTGGTGGCGTTCGCCGTGGTCGGGATGACCGTGCTGCGCAAGAAGCCGCAACGCGAGCTGGTGGCGGCCTGACGAAGTCAACTATGGTTGAC
The genomic region above belongs to Amycolatopsis sp. YIM 10 and contains:
- a CDS encoding MFS transporter, with amino-acid sequence MNTETTTRAGRREWVGLAVLALPTLLLSLDMSVLHLAVPHLAADLHPSGSQLLWIIDIYGFMIAGFLVTMGTLGDRIGRRKLLMTGGAAFGLASIAAAFATSPEMLIAARAVLGVAGATLMPSTLALISNMFTDPRERGTAIAVWMSCFMGGMVIGPVVGGALLEVAHWGVVFLLAVPVMVLLLVTAPKLLPEYRDEHAGRLDLVSVALWLGAVLPIVFGLKEMAKDGPGAANLTALAVGAVIGVAFVRRQRVIDHPMLDLSLFRDQKFAAALGIVLVGALTMGGVFLLVNQYLQLVEGLSSAEAGFALVPQAVAVVAGSMIAPKLARRFRPEFVLGFGMLVAAGGMLLFTLIDAGQGLVLLVLGISVAAFGMGPQGVLCTEMVINAVPPRKAGAASAMSETTAEFGIAMGIALFGSIGTAVYRSEVDLPAGDPAGESLAGAVVLGDQSLLATAREAFTSGLHTVATISALIVVAFAVVGMTVLRKKPQRELVAA